One genomic region from Amycolatopsis sp. FBCC-B4732 encodes:
- a CDS encoding alpha/beta fold hydrolase: MTSTHTLETPGADIVYDVHGSGGRPLLMVGQPMAADGFGSLASYFPDRTVVTYDPRGIGRSVRKDGRVEHVPDVQAGDLHAVIQALGAGPVDVFGSSGGAVAALALVTAHPDDVGTLVAHEPPLTGMLPDAAAAERAGQLMRDAYRDGGFGAGMAAFMVLASWKGEFTDDYFALPPADPAQFGMPAEDDGRRDDPLLSDRSLAVTAYRPDVDALTAAPTRIVIGVGEESIEEMTGRAALATAAALGREAIVFPSHHGGFLGGEHGYAGKPEAFAAKLSEVLAG; this comes from the coding sequence ATGACGTCGACGCACACGCTGGAAACGCCCGGGGCCGACATCGTCTACGACGTCCACGGCTCGGGCGGACGGCCGCTGCTCATGGTCGGGCAGCCGATGGCCGCCGACGGCTTCGGCTCGCTGGCCTCGTACTTCCCCGACCGCACGGTGGTCACCTACGACCCGCGCGGGATCGGCCGCAGCGTCCGCAAGGACGGCCGCGTCGAGCACGTGCCCGACGTCCAGGCCGGTGACCTCCACGCCGTGATCCAGGCGCTCGGCGCCGGGCCGGTCGACGTGTTCGGCAGCAGCGGGGGTGCGGTCGCCGCGCTCGCGCTGGTGACGGCGCACCCGGACGACGTCGGCACGCTCGTCGCCCACGAGCCGCCGCTGACCGGGATGCTGCCCGACGCGGCCGCGGCCGAGCGGGCCGGGCAGCTGATGCGGGACGCGTACCGGGACGGCGGTTTCGGCGCGGGGATGGCGGCGTTCATGGTGCTGGCGTCGTGGAAGGGCGAGTTCACCGACGACTACTTCGCGCTCCCGCCGGCGGACCCCGCCCAGTTCGGCATGCCCGCCGAGGACGACGGCCGCCGCGACGACCCGCTGCTGTCCGACCGTTCCCTGGCGGTGACGGCTTACCGGCCGGACGTCGACGCGCTGACGGCGGCGCCGACCCGGATCGTCATCGGCGTCGGGGAAGAGTCCATCGAGGAGATGACCGGGCGCGCCGCACTCGCGACGGCCGCGGCGCTGGGCCGGGAAGCGATCGTCTTTCCCAGTCACCACGGCGGTTTCCTGGGCGGCGAACACGGTTACGCGGGGAAGCCCGAGGCGTTCGCGGCGAAGCTGAGCGAGGTGCTGGCGGGCTAG
- a CDS encoding TetR/AcrR family transcriptional regulator, protein MTASKPRRSPKPQERQRDPERTRRLILEAAGAEFAAKGYAGARIAAIATRAGVNQQLISYYFDGKEGLYRELSEQWTKRQGELVSPDMPLAEQVRRHALEGTTGRDGMRLVAWSGLEYEGAESDPDHEPRTRRLLGTVERISALKEAGSLPEWIDPECLTILLMSAAMAPVTLPHVAEGLTGTDPASPEFVRRYADQLAKLVEHLGA, encoded by the coding sequence GTGACCGCCTCGAAGCCGCGCCGTTCGCCGAAGCCCCAGGAGCGGCAACGGGATCCGGAACGCACCCGCCGCCTGATCCTCGAGGCGGCGGGCGCGGAGTTCGCGGCGAAGGGCTACGCGGGCGCGCGGATCGCGGCGATCGCGACGCGCGCCGGGGTGAACCAGCAGCTGATCTCGTACTACTTCGACGGCAAGGAAGGCCTGTACCGCGAGCTGTCCGAGCAGTGGACCAAGCGGCAAGGCGAGCTGGTCTCGCCGGACATGCCCTTGGCGGAGCAGGTCCGGCGTCACGCGCTCGAGGGCACGACCGGCCGCGACGGCATGCGGCTGGTGGCGTGGTCCGGGCTGGAGTACGAAGGCGCCGAGTCGGATCCCGACCACGAACCCCGCACCCGGCGTCTGCTCGGGACGGTCGAACGGATCTCCGCGCTGAAGGAGGCGGGCAGCCTGCCGGAGTGGATCGACCCCGAGTGCCTCACCATCCTGCTGATGTCGGCCGCGATGGCCCCGGTGACCCTGCCGCACGTGGCCGAGGGGCTGACCGGGACGGACCCGGCGTCCCCCGAATTCGTGCGGCGGTACGCCGACCAGCTCGCGAAGCTGGTCGAGCACCTCGGGGCCTAG
- a CDS encoding MFS transporter yields MDKHALRWWALAVAVLAVLVDMIDNQIVAVALPTIRRELGTGEAALQWISAGYALGFALTLITGGRLGDRHGTKKVFVGGMLVFTAASLVAGLAGHAGVLIAARVVQGVGSGLMVPQVLSFVHAEFDERERPKAMTWYAAAFPLGGLAGPLLGGALTEADLFGTGWRAIFLVNVPIGVLALLGALGTMADRPGFRRHRMDPVGLALLTAALCALFYPLVQGRELGWPMWTVALLVAAVPLFGVFALHQRFQFRRGGEPLVPPDLLRHLAGGQAVLFCVTTATGVFFVLTLHLQLGLGFSPWEAALTFAPSTLGIVAGNVLAMRLAPRLGRAFTAGAVGVLLAGLVAIAFLVTDPALPGWALLLPVIAVGLGMGAVLNALFAASMAEVPPGRAGAASGVVNTTVQLGTATGIALSGTVFFARLDGGSASATAGALAVSAGVLVLALILSANRVKQPVDV; encoded by the coding sequence GTGGACAAGCACGCACTCAGGTGGTGGGCACTGGCGGTCGCCGTGCTCGCCGTCCTGGTGGACATGATCGACAACCAGATCGTGGCGGTCGCCCTGCCGACGATCCGGCGCGAGCTCGGCACCGGCGAGGCCGCGCTGCAGTGGATTTCGGCCGGTTACGCGCTCGGGTTCGCGCTCACGCTGATCACCGGCGGACGGCTCGGCGACCGGCACGGGACGAAGAAGGTGTTCGTGGGCGGCATGCTCGTGTTCACCGCCGCCTCGCTGGTCGCGGGCCTCGCCGGGCACGCCGGTGTGCTGATCGCCGCGCGGGTGGTGCAGGGCGTCGGCTCCGGGCTGATGGTGCCGCAGGTCCTGTCGTTCGTCCACGCGGAATTCGACGAGCGGGAGCGGCCGAAGGCGATGACCTGGTACGCGGCGGCGTTCCCGCTCGGCGGGCTCGCCGGGCCGCTGCTGGGCGGCGCGCTGACCGAAGCGGACCTGTTCGGCACCGGCTGGCGGGCGATCTTCCTGGTGAACGTGCCCATCGGCGTCCTCGCGCTGCTCGGCGCGCTGGGCACGATGGCGGACCGGCCGGGCTTCCGGCGGCACCGCATGGACCCGGTGGGCCTCGCGCTGCTGACCGCGGCCTTGTGCGCCTTGTTCTACCCGCTGGTGCAGGGCCGCGAGCTCGGCTGGCCGATGTGGACGGTCGCGCTGCTCGTGGCGGCCGTCCCGCTGTTCGGGGTTTTCGCGCTGCACCAGCGGTTCCAGTTCCGCCGCGGCGGCGAACCGCTGGTCCCGCCCGACCTGCTGCGGCACCTCGCCGGCGGGCAAGCGGTGCTGTTCTGCGTCACCACGGCGACCGGCGTGTTCTTCGTCCTGACCCTGCACCTGCAGCTGGGACTCGGGTTTTCGCCGTGGGAAGCGGCGTTGACGTTCGCGCCGTCGACGCTCGGCATCGTCGCGGGCAACGTCCTCGCGATGCGCCTGGCGCCCCGCCTCGGCCGGGCCTTCACCGCGGGTGCCGTGGGGGTGCTGCTGGCCGGGCTCGTCGCGATCGCCTTCCTGGTAACGGATCCCGCGTTGCCCGGCTGGGCCCTGCTGCTGCCGGTGATCGCCGTCGGGCTCGGAATGGGCGCGGTGCTCAACGCGCTGTTCGCCGCGTCGATGGCGGAAGTCCCGCCCGGACGAGCGGGCGCGGCGTCCGGCGTCGTCAACACCACCGTCCAGCTCGGCACGGCGACCGGGATCGCGTTGTCCGGCACGGTGTTCTTCGCCCGGCTCGACGGCGGATCGGCGTCGGCGACGGCGGGCGCGCTCGCGGTCAGCGCCGGCGTGCTGGTCCTCGCCCTCATCCTTTCGGCGAACAGAGTCAAGCAGCCGGTTGACGTATAG
- a CDS encoding ion transporter, giving the protein MATLRDAREPELNSGILPGNVRADDWIMLILAAGSVGLLGFMVLSPPARDAGLVIFYVDCGICGVFLLEFLWRWRKRRWAKKFLVRNWYELFAMIPVAHPAMVAHKFVTVVLLLIRIGRAADRAVGEQFTYRLVDKLSEPIVKAIKKPVTIAVLDEVVKVLETGNYPENLAKSLGANKEELRAIITEKIAADPQLGKLKRLPFHDEIVRACVDTSFRVLLEVLLDPRIDDFFSAVVRDNREQIRQAVQLGLNDLDDAEKEQSLPVRTQHTAALEYDRLHPKSRP; this is encoded by the coding sequence ATGGCCACCCTTCGCGACGCCCGCGAGCCGGAGCTCAACAGCGGGATCCTGCCCGGGAACGTGCGCGCCGACGACTGGATCATGCTCATCCTCGCCGCCGGGTCGGTCGGGTTGCTGGGGTTCATGGTGCTGAGCCCGCCGGCGCGGGACGCCGGGCTGGTGATCTTCTACGTCGACTGCGGGATCTGCGGGGTGTTCCTCCTCGAATTCCTGTGGCGGTGGCGGAAACGCCGGTGGGCCAAGAAGTTCCTGGTGCGCAACTGGTACGAGCTGTTCGCGATGATCCCGGTCGCGCACCCCGCGATGGTCGCGCACAAGTTCGTCACCGTCGTGCTGCTGCTGATCCGGATCGGACGGGCCGCGGACCGGGCCGTCGGGGAGCAGTTCACCTACCGGCTCGTCGACAAGCTGTCCGAGCCGATCGTGAAGGCCATCAAGAAACCCGTGACCATCGCGGTGCTCGACGAGGTCGTCAAGGTGCTGGAAACCGGGAACTACCCGGAAAACCTCGCCAAGTCGCTCGGCGCCAACAAGGAGGAGCTGCGCGCGATCATCACCGAGAAGATCGCCGCCGACCCGCAGCTCGGGAAGCTCAAGCGGCTGCCGTTCCACGACGAGATCGTGCGCGCGTGCGTCGACACCTCGTTCCGCGTGCTGCTCGAAGTCCTGCTCGACCCGCGGATCGACGACTTCTTCTCCGCCGTCGTGCGCGACAACCGCGAGCAGATCCGCCAAGCCGTGCAGCTCGGGCTCAACGACCTGGACGACGCCGAGAAGGAGCAGTCCCTGCCCGTGCGCACCCAGCACACGGCCGCGCTCGAATACGACCGCCTGCACCCGAAGTCACGGCCGTAG
- a CDS encoding TioE family transcriptional regulator, producing MNTRLRPADLAREHGLSTQAVRNYERDGFLPPASRTESGYRVYTEVHAAALRAFLALVRAYGHATAGGIMHAVHDDDLDRALTLVDRGHALLSRDRETLAAVRQAVDHLVPEGHPHDLPAGTGWSIGELAHRLGVTAATVRAWERAGILVPVRNRATGYRVFGAADVRDAELAHLLRRGGYPLAHIATVVEQVRTAGGTDSLARALAGWREKLTQRGLAMLDAAARLGEYVRLRP from the coding sequence TTGAACACCCGGTTGAGACCTGCTGACCTGGCCCGCGAGCACGGCCTTTCCACGCAGGCGGTCCGCAACTACGAGCGGGACGGTTTTCTCCCGCCCGCGTCGCGCACCGAGAGCGGCTACCGGGTTTACACGGAGGTGCACGCGGCCGCGCTGCGGGCGTTCCTGGCGCTGGTCCGGGCGTACGGGCACGCGACGGCGGGCGGGATCATGCACGCCGTCCACGACGACGACCTCGACCGGGCCCTGACGCTCGTCGACCGCGGCCACGCGCTGCTGTCGCGCGACCGCGAAACCCTCGCCGCGGTCCGGCAGGCGGTCGACCACCTGGTGCCGGAGGGGCACCCCCATGACCTGCCGGCCGGAACCGGGTGGTCCATCGGCGAGCTGGCGCACCGGCTCGGCGTGACCGCGGCGACCGTTCGGGCGTGGGAGCGCGCGGGCATCCTCGTCCCGGTCCGGAACCGCGCCACCGGCTACCGCGTTTTCGGGGCGGCCGACGTCCGCGACGCCGAACTGGCCCACCTCCTGCGCCGCGGCGGCTATCCGCTGGCGCACATCGCGACGGTGGTCGAGCAGGTCCGCACGGCCGGCGGCACCGACTCGCTGGCCCGCGCTTTGGCCGGCTGGCGGGAAAAGCTCACGCAGCGGGGCCTGGCCATGCTCGACGCGGCCGCCCGGCTCGGGGAGTACGTGCGGCTACGGCCGTGA
- a CDS encoding erythromycin esterase family protein, with protein MDITDCTAGLLAIGEPTHFEPAFARIRNELFARLAEHGFRSIVLETDRVAALDGGFSHGFGELDANQQLLAWLREYNETADEPLTCHGFDAPTEMFSAPSPRTYLEHARDYLGLDVDIATLTGDDERWSRAEAILDPAASPGATPEARELRVIADDLLTALDARVETASRRARIHAAAGLDLLRYHAASARPGDRETRIARLAGARAVIMARNLLDIHASEPGRTLVFAHNSHLGSGAGEIVASRLGGRYAFVAGSLGHSEALGLGEPAADTYEGVLQRGTDTWRLTAEIPAGRTRDDADRRYAPLTRELLERADAVLHVA; from the coding sequence ATGGACATCACCGACTGCACGGCCGGCTTGCTCGCGATCGGCGAGCCGACCCACTTCGAACCGGCCTTCGCGCGGATCCGCAACGAGCTCTTCGCGCGGCTCGCCGAGCACGGGTTCCGGTCCATCGTGCTGGAGACCGACCGCGTCGCCGCGCTCGACGGCGGGTTCTCCCACGGCTTCGGTGAGCTGGACGCCAACCAGCAGCTGCTCGCCTGGCTGCGCGAGTACAACGAGACCGCCGACGAGCCGCTGACCTGCCACGGCTTCGACGCCCCGACGGAGATGTTCAGCGCGCCCAGCCCACGCACCTACCTGGAGCACGCCCGCGACTACCTCGGCCTGGACGTCGACATCGCGACCCTGACCGGCGACGACGAACGGTGGAGCCGCGCCGAAGCGATCCTCGACCCGGCCGCGTCACCGGGTGCGACGCCCGAGGCCCGCGAGCTGCGCGTCATCGCGGACGACCTCCTCACGGCCCTCGACGCCCGCGTCGAAACGGCTTCGCGCCGCGCGAGGATCCACGCCGCCGCCGGGCTCGACCTGCTGCGCTACCACGCGGCGTCGGCTCGACCGGGCGACCGGGAGACGAGGATCGCGCGGCTCGCGGGCGCCCGCGCGGTGATCATGGCCCGGAACCTCCTGGACATCCACGCCTCGGAGCCCGGCCGGACCCTGGTGTTCGCGCACAACAGCCACCTGGGGTCCGGCGCGGGCGAGATCGTCGCGTCGCGGCTCGGCGGCCGGTACGCGTTCGTCGCCGGCAGCCTCGGCCACAGCGAGGCCCTCGGTCTCGGCGAGCCGGCCGCGGACACCTACGAAGGCGTGCTGCAACGCGGCACCGACACCTGGCGGCTGACCGCCGAGATCCCGGCCGGGCGCACCCGCGACGACGCCGACCGGCGCTACGCGCCGCTCACCCGGGAACTGCTCGAGCGGGCCGACGCCGTGCTGCACGTCGCCTGA
- a CDS encoding chitobiase/beta-hexosaminidase C-terminal domain-containing protein, whose protein sequence is MNRTLDKLRRRGPRLALVASALLVAAGLSAPAAFAADDYTQSVTQLSSTQLQLNFTPTTPAVYVDVHYTGVPGVGQQNVRMVNGSGTWRTTVSGLSTGNTLDYWFTYEKSGPQYDTPHFSYTVGGSSTTVAAPTFSPPGGTYSAAQTVTISSATAGATIRYTVDGSTPTASSTLYSGPISVPNSRTVNAIALKSGSTTSPVSSATYTIGTQAGCPTQSDTPNFGPNVRIFDPGMSAATIQAQLDTDFNNQKDTLTAQMADRRVAHLFKPGTYSGVHDNVGFYTSVAGLGQNPGDVLINGDVTVDAFNASDNGVALQNFWRSAENMAVNPSGGQERWAVAQAAPFRRMDVRGGLQLYPASYGFASGGYIADTKVAGQAASVSQQQWYTRDSQLGSWAGGVWNMVFSGTSGAPANTFPNPPETTLATTPVSRDVPYLYVDGSGKYRVFLPSLRTNASGPSWANGSTPGTSAPMSQFYVVKSGDTASSINNALAAGCNLFFTPGVYHLNQTLNVTKANTTILGIGYPTLVPDNGVNAMQVSDVDGVRLKGLLFDAGTTNSQALLTVGQSGSSASHASNPTTVQDVFFRIGGAIAGKATNSLIVNSANTIIDHIWAWRADHGNAGTYGWNTNTADTGLVVNGANVLATGLFVEHYQKYQVIWNGQGGKTIFFQNEMPYDVPNQASWNAPSGVAGYAAYKVGANVTSHEAWGLGSYCFFDTNPAVSSYHAFEVPNTSGVRFHDLLTVSLNYRGTITHVINDAGGVTPSGTVPVNVVNYP, encoded by the coding sequence GTGAACCGGACCTTGGACAAGCTTCGACGACGCGGCCCGAGGCTCGCGCTCGTCGCCTCGGCACTGCTGGTGGCGGCCGGGCTCAGCGCCCCCGCCGCCTTCGCGGCCGACGACTACACCCAGAGCGTCACCCAGTTGAGTTCGACGCAGCTGCAGCTCAACTTCACCCCGACGACCCCCGCGGTGTACGTGGACGTGCACTACACCGGCGTCCCGGGCGTCGGCCAGCAGAACGTGCGGATGGTCAACGGCTCCGGCACCTGGCGGACCACCGTCAGCGGGCTGAGCACCGGGAACACGCTCGACTACTGGTTCACCTACGAGAAGAGCGGGCCGCAGTACGACACCCCGCACTTCTCCTACACCGTCGGCGGCAGCTCGACGACGGTCGCGGCGCCGACGTTCAGCCCGCCCGGCGGCACGTACTCGGCCGCCCAGACGGTGACGATCAGCAGCGCCACCGCCGGCGCGACCATCCGGTACACGGTGGACGGTTCGACGCCGACCGCGTCCTCGACGCTCTACAGCGGACCGATCAGCGTCCCGAACTCCCGCACGGTCAACGCGATCGCGCTCAAGTCCGGCTCGACGACGTCCCCGGTGTCGAGCGCGACCTACACGATCGGCACCCAGGCCGGCTGCCCCACGCAGTCCGACACCCCGAACTTCGGGCCGAACGTGCGGATCTTCGACCCGGGCATGTCCGCGGCGACGATCCAGGCGCAGCTCGACACCGACTTCAACAACCAGAAGGACACGCTGACCGCGCAGATGGCGGACCGGCGCGTCGCCCACCTCTTCAAGCCCGGCACGTACTCGGGCGTGCACGACAACGTCGGGTTCTACACCTCGGTGGCCGGCCTCGGCCAGAACCCGGGTGACGTCCTGATCAACGGCGACGTCACCGTCGACGCCTTCAACGCCTCCGACAACGGCGTCGCGCTGCAGAACTTCTGGCGCTCGGCGGAGAACATGGCGGTCAACCCGTCCGGTGGCCAGGAACGCTGGGCCGTCGCGCAGGCCGCGCCGTTCCGCCGGATGGACGTCCGCGGCGGGCTGCAGCTGTACCCGGCGAGCTACGGTTTCGCCAGCGGCGGCTACATCGCCGACACCAAGGTGGCCGGCCAGGCCGCGTCGGTTTCGCAGCAGCAGTGGTACACCCGCGACTCGCAGCTCGGCAGCTGGGCCGGCGGCGTCTGGAACATGGTCTTCTCCGGCACCAGCGGCGCGCCGGCGAACACGTTCCCGAACCCGCCGGAGACCACGCTGGCCACGACCCCGGTCTCGCGGGACGTGCCCTACCTCTACGTCGACGGCAGCGGCAAGTACCGCGTGTTCCTGCCTTCCCTGCGCACCAACGCTTCCGGCCCGAGCTGGGCGAACGGCAGCACGCCCGGCACTTCGGCGCCGATGAGCCAGTTCTACGTCGTCAAGTCCGGTGACACGGCCTCGTCGATCAACAACGCGCTCGCCGCGGGCTGCAACCTGTTCTTCACGCCGGGCGTCTACCACCTCAACCAGACGCTCAACGTGACCAAGGCGAACACGACCATCCTCGGCATCGGCTACCCGACGCTGGTGCCCGACAACGGCGTCAACGCGATGCAGGTGTCCGATGTGGACGGCGTGCGGCTCAAGGGCCTGCTCTTCGACGCGGGCACGACGAACTCGCAGGCGCTGCTCACGGTCGGGCAGTCCGGCTCGTCGGCGTCGCACGCTTCGAACCCGACGACGGTCCAGGACGTGTTCTTCCGGATCGGCGGCGCGATCGCCGGCAAGGCGACGAACAGCCTGATCGTCAACAGCGCCAACACGATCATCGACCACATCTGGGCGTGGCGCGCCGACCACGGCAACGCGGGCACGTACGGCTGGAACACGAACACGGCCGACACGGGGCTCGTGGTGAACGGCGCGAACGTGCTGGCCACCGGCCTGTTCGTCGAGCACTACCAGAAGTACCAGGTGATCTGGAACGGCCAGGGCGGGAAGACGATCTTCTTCCAGAACGAGATGCCCTACGACGTCCCGAACCAGGCGTCGTGGAACGCGCCTTCGGGGGTCGCCGGGTACGCCGCGTACAAGGTCGGGGCGAACGTGACTTCCCACGAGGCCTGGGGTCTCGGGAGTTACTGCTTCTTCGACACGAACCCGGCGGTGTCCAGCTACCACGCGTTCGAGGTGCCGAACACCAGCGGCGTGCGGTTCCACGACCTGCTGACGGTTTCGCTCAACTACCGCGGCACGATCACGCACGTGATCAACGACGCGGGCGGCGTCACGCCTTCGGGCACGGTGCCGGTCAACGTGGTGAACTACCCGTAG
- a CDS encoding S53 family peptidase, protein MAPPRLLRSLVVLSLVAAPLVVATSTAEAVPLQSGGVVDFGCATSGKFHCLGKSIRSPKGSGPLLNSTPVGYGPAEIQAAYNLGGLHANGRTVAIVDAQDAPTAEADLAKFRSARGLSPCTTANGCFKKVNQNGAASPLPAPDYGWAMEISLDLDAVSATCPDCNILLVEANSPDTDPLMTAVDTAAATPGVVAISNSYGGTEDSTILAADAHLNHPGIAVTASSGDSGYGVSWPASSPYVTAVGGTTLKKSTTTARGWTETTWKGSGSGCSALEAKPAWQHDTGCAKRTVADVSAVADPATGLGVYDTYNSCGSSSFCDLLLSLGLAQGADGWIQVGGTSLSSPVIASVYALAGNSVTSGSYPYAHTDGLYDVTSGSNGSCGGTYLCTAGTGYDGPTGLGTPHGTSGF, encoded by the coding sequence ATGGCGCCTCCACGGTTGCTCCGATCCCTCGTCGTCCTCTCCCTCGTCGCGGCCCCACTGGTGGTGGCCACCTCGACCGCCGAAGCCGTCCCGCTGCAGAGCGGTGGCGTCGTCGACTTCGGCTGTGCCACCTCGGGCAAGTTCCACTGCCTCGGCAAGTCGATCCGGTCACCGAAGGGCTCCGGCCCACTGCTGAATTCCACCCCGGTCGGCTACGGGCCGGCCGAAATCCAAGCCGCGTACAACCTCGGCGGGCTGCACGCGAACGGCAGGACAGTGGCCATTGTGGACGCTCAGGACGCGCCGACGGCCGAAGCCGACTTGGCCAAGTTCCGTTCCGCGCGCGGGCTTTCGCCGTGCACGACGGCCAACGGCTGCTTCAAGAAGGTCAACCAGAACGGCGCGGCGAGCCCGCTGCCCGCGCCCGACTACGGCTGGGCGATGGAGATCAGCCTCGACCTCGACGCGGTGTCGGCGACCTGCCCGGACTGCAACATCCTCTTGGTGGAAGCGAATTCCCCGGACACCGACCCGCTGATGACGGCGGTCGACACCGCGGCGGCGACGCCGGGCGTGGTGGCGATCTCCAACAGCTACGGCGGCACCGAGGATTCGACGATCCTCGCCGCGGACGCCCACCTGAACCACCCGGGCATCGCGGTCACGGCGTCCTCGGGCGACTCCGGCTACGGCGTCAGCTGGCCGGCTTCGTCGCCGTACGTCACGGCGGTGGGCGGCACGACCCTGAAGAAGTCCACGACGACCGCCCGCGGCTGGACGGAGACGACGTGGAAGGGCAGCGGCTCCGGGTGTTCCGCGCTGGAGGCGAAACCGGCGTGGCAGCACGACACGGGGTGTGCGAAGAGGACGGTCGCGGACGTCTCGGCGGTGGCGGACCCGGCCACCGGGCTCGGCGTCTACGACACGTACAACAGCTGCGGCAGCTCGTCGTTCTGCGACCTGCTGCTGTCACTGGGCCTCGCCCAGGGCGCGGACGGCTGGATCCAGGTCGGCGGCACGAGCTTGTCGTCCCCGGTGATCGCGAGCGTGTACGCGCTGGCGGGGAACTCCGTGACGTCGGGGTCGTACCCGTACGCGCACACCGACGGATTGTACGACGTGACGTCGGGCTCCAACGGCAGTTGCGGCGGGACGTACCTGTGCACGGCGGGCACCGGCTACGACGGGCCGACGGGGTTGGGCACGCCGCACGGGACGTCAGGGTTCTGA
- a CDS encoding DUF2716 domain-containing protein, with translation MLTSFDAQLRGRVPTLPPVGAVIERDGAVVRTHYGTHGEVDHGPLPDDGLGALVARQVEAFARRNEPVVWPVYRHDGDALPELLRAAGFTAEPERAVLVRPIGTDTAPIPGVKADWLSLQRVAELAGGTGPHRRPFAEFLADSAHLDRAAEVLLDGDRAAWLEAAGEFVVVGGVTDPGFAGTLAGHAWNSPDARFLLAEATGALREAFEAAGLREITTVTRYHRPSPGEPARTRPVRRLFSEPEHDDIWARFRERFAFRPDTREFPGITEPANSATWYVGDAEDAAVDRFLATIYKGLRESVVDGEELYWLDWHHAGYRFDPARVGGAGPRRPGSAFPGGDYHSYLTRDLRLGTFGHPWEETICVFGDLRTRIDAELTAGLGKPLRRSEP, from the coding sequence GTGCTGACCTCGTTCGACGCCCAGCTGCGCGGCCGCGTGCCCACGCTCCCACCGGTCGGTGCGGTGATCGAGCGCGACGGCGCGGTCGTGCGCACCCACTACGGCACCCACGGCGAGGTGGACCACGGCCCGCTCCCGGACGACGGCCTCGGCGCGCTGGTCGCCCGCCAGGTCGAGGCCTTCGCCCGCCGGAACGAGCCGGTGGTGTGGCCGGTGTACCGCCACGACGGCGACGCGCTGCCCGAGTTGCTGCGCGCGGCGGGGTTCACCGCGGAGCCGGAACGCGCGGTCCTCGTCCGTCCGATCGGGACGGACACCGCCCCGATCCCCGGTGTCAAGGCCGACTGGCTCTCGCTTCAGCGCGTCGCCGAGCTGGCCGGCGGCACCGGCCCGCACCGCCGTCCGTTCGCGGAGTTCCTCGCCGACTCGGCCCACCTGGACCGGGCGGCCGAAGTCCTGCTCGACGGCGACCGGGCCGCCTGGCTCGAAGCGGCCGGCGAGTTCGTGGTCGTGGGCGGGGTGACCGACCCGGGGTTCGCCGGCACGCTCGCCGGGCACGCCTGGAACAGCCCGGACGCGCGGTTCCTGCTCGCCGAAGCCACGGGTGCGCTGCGCGAAGCCTTCGAGGCGGCCGGGCTGCGCGAGATCACCACCGTCACCCGCTACCACCGGCCCTCGCCCGGCGAACCGGCGCGGACCCGGCCGGTCCGTCGCCTGTTTTCCGAGCCCGAGCACGACGACATCTGGGCCCGCTTCCGCGAGCGGTTCGCGTTCCGGCCCGACACCAGGGAGTTCCCCGGGATCACCGAACCGGCGAACTCGGCGACCTGGTACGTCGGCGACGCCGAGGACGCCGCCGTCGACCGGTTCCTCGCCACCATCTACAAGGGACTCCGCGAGTCCGTTGTGGACGGCGAAGAGCTGTACTGGCTCGACTGGCACCACGCCGGTTACCGCTTCGACCCCGCCCGGGTCGGCGGAGCCGGACCACGCCGGCCCGGCTCCGCCTTCCCGGGCGGGGACTACCACAGCTACCTAACCCGCGATCTCCGCCTGGGCACCTTCGGGCACCCGTGGGAGGAGACGATCTGCGTGTTCGGCGACCTCCGCACGCGGATCGACGCCGAACTGACCGCGGGGCTCGGAAAGCCGCTCCGGCGCTCAGAACCCTGA